A region from the Excalfactoria chinensis isolate bCotChi1 chromosome 11, bCotChi1.hap2, whole genome shotgun sequence genome encodes:
- the FHOD1 gene encoding FH1/FH2 domain-containing protein 1, which yields MAEAAVPCRVQYLEDSDPFGCGSFPEPRRAPVYAVEEALALGAQLPAVHRLLGAPLPLEDCTLQVSPSGHYLDLELSLLEQKDDLEAFYEEVRKGRRPTLILRTQLSVRVHAIIEKLYNSQGPELRRSLFSLKQLFQEDKDLVPEFVNLDGLTCLINVGAEADQNYQNYILRALSQIMLFVDGMQGVINHNETVQWLYTLSGSPFRLVVKMALKLLLVFVEYTEPNALLLIRAVNTVDQARGACPWSNLMAILEQRNGADTELLVFAMTLINKTLAALPDQDSFYDVTDCLEQQGMERVVQQYLSSKGTDIDLKQQFVLYESALRLEDGVEEPPTGGRKERRKTDEGRRGWRAQGGCAEPDPLQSPESPESPNETPSTPKEPPIEDSPDLSIPVEPCPKSVFSSASSLRLSLPSPPAEKEPPSVGERSVYKARFLENLAAAQKEKMSAMAKGRIDILSDVPPLEHPIAWDGDSNNPDSGTEPPHMRSHAGRQDVSDSCSTISDTKFMLDMLYAKGSSEAGKQNIFSEEPSLSSRQGEVETDTGSSRAKGPGSQEQESARTHGRAPDGLVASAHAKLARAASSIDAESHTQKLENTVMMPVKNDAELSWERLEAGPVQLKIKDLDFTDLGEEEDLDVLDSGPIANGSFLPASIEAARAGVLMAPPPPPMAGCPPPPPPPPMVPGCPPPPPPPPMVPGCPPPPGLSGPSATDGPSQAKKKRTVKLFWKELKQLDGTVGSGRFGQATLWASLQNVEVNTAKLEHLFESRAKEMPASKKVTDGKKVVVVLDPKRSNAINIGLTVLPPVHIIKTAVLNFDEFAVNKEGIEKILTMVPTEEEKQKIQEAQLANPDVPLGSAEQFLLSLSSISDLTARLQLWAFKLDYESLEQEIAEPLFDLKVGMEQLARNHTFKCILATLLAMGNFLNGSQSRGFELGYLEKVSEVKDTVHRQSLLHHLCQMVVEKFPETTDLYSEIASITRSAKVDFDELANSLVQLERRCRASWDNLKVIAKHEAKPVLKSKLTDFLKDSTQRIVVLKVVHRRVLNRFHSFLLYLGYPASAARDVKVMPICKLLREFALEYRTCRERVLQQQKKRAAHRERNKTRGRLITETEKFSGIAEALPPAVVSTSPVQQEQAEVGHESMKNVLSSPTDVPARRSRGGRGMGLATPSQGSPAQEDVPSSPDDASDEIMDRLVKSVTHSANPRPCPSRERRRSRGNRKSLRRTLKGGLSDELVQALGLGRAPGMEV from the exons CTGGAGGACTGCACGCTGCAGGTGTCCCCATCTGGCCACTACCTGGACCTGgagctgtccctgctggagcagaaggatGACCTGGAGGCTTTCTACGAGGAGGTCAG GAAGGGCCGTCGGCCAACACTGATCCTGCGCACGCAGCTCTCCGTCCGTGTCCACGCCATCATTG AGAAGCTGTACAACTCGCAGGGCCCGGAGCTGCGGCGCTCCCTCTTCTCCCTCAAGCAACTCTTCCAG GAGGACAAGGACCTGGTGCCAGAGTTTGTGAACCTGGATGGGCTGACGTGCCTGATCAACGTGGGGGCAGAGGCGGACCAGAACTACCAGAACTACATCCTCCGTG CCTTGAGCCAGATCATGCTCTTCGTGGATGGGATGCAGGGTGTCATCAACCACAACGAGACTGTCCAGTGGCTGTACACGCTGTCAGGAAGCCCG TTTCGCCTGGTGGTGAAGATGGccctgaagctgctgctggtcTTTGTGGAGTACACGGAGCCCAATGCCCTGCTCCTCATCCGTGCCGTCAACACTGTGGATCAGGCGAGAG GTGCATGCCCATGGTCCAACCTGATGGCCATCCTTGAGCAGCGAAATGGGGctgacacagagctgctggtgttCGCCATGACGTTGATCAACAag ACGCTGGCCGCCCTCCCAGACCAAGACTCCTTCTACGATGTGACAGActgcctggagcagcagggcaTGGAGAGGGTCGTGCAGCAGTATTTAAGCAGCAAAGGCACCGACATCGACCTGAAGCAGCAATTTGTCCTCTATGAA AGTGCGCTGCGGCTGGAGGATGGCGTGGAGGAGCCGCCAACAGGCGGGCGCAAGGAGCGCAGGAAGACGGATGAGGGGCGTCGTGGGTGGAGGGCACaggggggctgtgctgagcctgACCCTCTGCAGAGCCCCGAGAGCCCCGAGTCCCCAAATGAGACCCCCAGCACCCCAAAGGAGCCGCCTATTGAGGACAGCCCCGATCTGAGCATCCCAGTGGA GCCCTGCCCCAAGAGCGTCTTCAGCAGCGCGTCCAGCCTGCGGCTCAGCCTGCCCAGCCCCCCAGCTGAGAAGGAGCCCCCCAGCGTGGGGGAGAGGAGTGTCTACAA AGCTCGCTTCTTGGAGAACCTGGCTGCTGCCCAGAAGGAGAAGATGTCTGCCATGGCCAAGGGACGGATCGACATCCTCAGTGATGTTCCACCACTGGAGCATCCCATTGcttgggatggggacagcaacAACCCTGATTCTGGCACAGAACCACCCCACATGA GGTCCCATGCAGGCCGGCAGGATGTCTCCGACTCCTGCAGCACCATCTCTGATACCAAGTTCATGCTGGACATGCTCTATGCCAAGGGCTCCTCAGAGGCAGGGAAGCAGAACATCTTTTCTGAGGAGCCATCACTGTCATCACGCCAAGGAGAGGTGGAGACGGACACAGGGTCCAGCCGTGCCAAGGGACCTGGTAGTCAGGAACAAGAGAGTGCCCGGACCCATGGCAGGGCTCCAGACGGGCTGGTGGCTAGTGCCCATGCCAAGCTGGCACGTGCTGCATCCAGCATCGATGCCGAGAGCCACACGCAGAAGCTGGAGAACACTGTCATGATGCCCGTCAAGAACGACGCAGAGTTGTCGTGGGAGCGCCTGGAGGCTGGACCTGTGCAGCTGAAGATCAAGGACCTGGACTTCACTGAcctgggggaggaggaggactTGGACGTTTTGGACTCAGGGCCCATCGCCAATggctccttccttcctgccagcATCGAGGCAGCGAGAGCTGGAGTTCTTATGGCTCCCCCTCCACCTCCTATGGCCGGTTGCCCACCgcctccacctcctcccccaATGGTCCCTGGTTGcccaccacctccacctccaccaccCATGGTCCCTGGCTGCCCACCTCCCCCAGGGCTCTCAGGCCCCTCAGCCACAGACGGCCCTTCCCAAGCCAAGAAGAAGAGGACAGTGAAGCTCTTCTGGAAGGAGCTGAAGCAGCTGGATGGCACTGTGGGGTCAGGCAGGTTTGGGCAGGCGACACTGTGGGCATCCCTGCAAAACGTTGAGGTCAACACTGCAAAGCTGGAGCATCTCTTCGAGTCCCGTGCAAAAGAGATGCCAGCTTCCAAG AAAGTTACTGATGGGAagaaggtggtggtggtgctggaTCCCAAGAGGAGCAACGCCATCAACATTGGCCTGACGGTGCTGCCACCTGTGCACATCATCAAGACAGCCGTGCTCAACTTTGATGAGTTTGCAGTCAATAAGGAAGGGATCGAG AAAATCCTGACTATGGTCCCAactgaagaggagaagcagaagatcCAGGAGGCCCAGCTGGCTAACCCTGATGTGCCCCtgggctctgcagagcagttcCTGCTCTCATTATCCTCCATCAGCGACCTGACGGCCAGGCTCCAGCTCTGGGCCTTCAAGCTGGACTACGAGAGCCTGGAACAG GAAATTGCAGAGCCACTGTTTGATCTGAAAGTGGGCATGGAGCAGCTGGCCAGAAATCACACCTTCAAGTGCATCCTGGCTACACTGTTGGCCATGGGCAACTTCCTGAATGGCTCCCAG AGCAGAGGCTTTGAGCTGGGCTATCTGGAGAAGGTGTCGGAGGTGAAGGACACGGTGCACCGGCAGTCCCTGCTCCACCACCTCTGCCAGATGGTGGTGGAGAAGTTCCCAGAAACCACAGACCTCTACTCAGAGATCGCCTCCATCACACGATCTGCCAAG GTTGACTTTGACGAGTTGGCCAACAGCCTGGTGCAGCTGGAGCGGCGCTGCCGGGCCTCCTGGGACAACCTGAAGGTGATTGCCAAGCATGAGGCCAAGCCAGTGCTAAAGAGCAAGCTGACCGACTTCCTCAAGGACAGCACCCAGCGCATCGTCGTCTTGAAGGTGGTGCACCGGCGCGTCCTTAACAG GTTCCACTCCTTCCTGCTCTACCTGGGGTACCCGGCAAGCGCTGCACGGGACGTGAAGGTGATGCCCATCTGCAAGCTGCTGCGAGAGTTCGCCCTGGAGTACCGCACATGCCGGGAGCGcgtcctgcagcagcagaagaagcGTGCGGCCCACCGTGAGCGCAACAAGACACGTGGTCGGCTCATCACAGAG ACCGAGAAGTTCTCTGGGATCGCCGAGGCATTGCCACCCGCTGTGGTGTCAACCAGCcctgtgcagcaggagcaggcagaggtGGGCCATGAGAGCATGAAGAACGTCCTGAGCTCGCCCACAGATGTCCCTGCACGCCGCAGTCGGGGTGGCCGCG ggatggggctcgCCACCCCCAGCCAGGGCTCCCCAGCCCAGGAGGATGTCCCCAGCTCACCCGATGACGCCTCGGATGAGATCATGGACCGCCTGGTGAAGTCGGTGACGCACAGTGCCAACCCCCGACCCTGCCCCAGCCGCGAGCGCAGGAGGTCCCGTGGCAACAGGAAGTCCT TGCGACGGACGCTGAAGGGCGGGCTGAGCGATGAGCTGGTGCAGGCGCTGGGCTTGGGACGGGCACCAGGCATGGAGGTGTGA